The following proteins are co-located in the Apium graveolens cultivar Ventura chromosome 5, ASM990537v1, whole genome shotgun sequence genome:
- the LOC141723840 gene encoding DNA-directed RNA polymerase 2, chloroplastic/mitochondrial-like isoform X3 → MGFCGLPKDRFFYRNNVGSWPNSGLFEMGFCGLPKDRIFSRNNVGFNGLFSRSYGSVAENVAVSSSDCEVEDNEVEELLQELKKEDRRGYQRRWWGRRRSEGGVKYQKLRKRQVKIETEAWVQAVREYRNLLKEMCDRSLAPNLPYMKSLFLGWFEPLTNKINEDQEKCRAGKNKASYAPYFDQLPADMMAVITMHKLMGLLMAGGGHGTARVVQAACVVGEAIEQEIRIHDFLEKTKKKKSKKDTKNEEEASDGTSKEEGKLKKTVTNLIKKQKLQTVRAIIKGEDPMKPWRPDAKAKVGSRLIELLLQTAYIQPPADQLADGPPDIRPAFVHTFQSVTESKETKRYGVIQCDPVIRSGLDKTVRHMVIPYMPMLVPPTKWTGYDKGAYLFLPSYVMRIRGARQQREALKRAPKNQLDFVFEALNTLGNTKWRVHKTVLNVVDRIWNSGGRLADLVDRDDLPLPEQPDTEDEAVLKQWKWKIKRVNKENRERHSQRCDIELKLSVARKLKDEEGFFYPHNLDFRGRAYPIHPHLNHLGSDVCRGILEFAEGRPLGKSGLHWLKIHLANLYAGGVDKLCHDGRIAFTESHIDDIFDSADKPLEGRRWWLQAEDPFQCLAVCINLSEALRSSSPETMISHIPVHQDGSCNGLQHYAALGRDKLGADAVNLIAGGEPADVYSGIAARVLKIVLDDAKKDPAIFPEALCARNLVNQVDRKLVKQTVMTSVYGVTYIGARDQIKKRLTERGSIADEAELFRAACYAAKVTLTALGEMFEAARGIMSWLGDCAKIIASENQPVRWITPLGLPVVQPYRKFGRHHVKTSLQVLTLQRETEKVMVKRQRTAFPPNFVHSLDGSHMMMTAVACKNAGLNFAGVHDSYWTHACDVDEMNRILREKFVELYERPILENLLEGFQKSFPALCFPPLPQRGDFELKDVLESLYFFN, encoded by the exons ATGGGGTTTTGTGGGTTGCCTAAAGATAGGTTTTTTTATAGAAATAATGTTGGTTCTTGGCCTAATAGTGGTTTATTTGAAATGGGGTTTTGTGGGTTGCCTAAAGATAGGATTTTTAGTAGAAATAATGTTGGGTTTAATGGGTTGTTTTCGAGAAGTTATGGTAGTGTAGCTGAGAATGTTGCGGTGTCATCGAGTGATTGTGAGGTGGAGGATAATGAGGTTGAGGAATTgttgcaagaattgaagaaaGAAGATAGGAGAGGTTATCAGAGGAGGTGGTGGGGACGGAGGAGGAGCGAAGGGGGTGTAAAGTATCAGAAGCTTAGGAAGAGACAGGTGAAGATTGAGACGGAGGCGTGGGTGCAGGCAGTTAGGGAGTATAGGAATTTATTGAAGGAGATGTGTGATCGGAGTTTAGCGCCTAATTTGCCTTATATGAAATCCTTGTTTCTTGGTTGGTTTGAGCCGTTAACTAATAAGATTAATGAAGATCAGGAAAAATGTAGAGCAGGGAAGAATAAAGCTTCGTATGCGCCTTACTTTGATCAGTTACCGGCTGATATGATGGCAGTTATAACAATGCATAAGTTGATGGGATTGTTGATGGCAGGAGGTGGACATGGCACAGCTAGGGTGGTACAAGCTGCCTGTGTGGTTGGGGAAGCCATTGAGCAAGAG ATTAGGATACACGACTTTTTGGAGAAGACAAAAAAGAAAAAATCAAAGAAAGATACAAAAAATGAAGAGGAGGCGTCTGATGGCACATCGAAGGAAGAAGGGAAACTAAAAAAAACTGTAACTAATTTGATAAAGAAACAGAAGCTACAAACAGTAAGGGCAATAATAAAGGGGGAAGATCCTATGAAACCTTGGAGGCCAGATGCCAAAGCTAAG GTCGGGAGTCGTCTAATTGAATTGCTTTTGCAAACTGCTTATATACAACCTCCGGCTGACCAGTTGGCTGATGGTCCACCTGATATTCGACCAGCATTTGTACACACATTTCAAAGTGTAACAGAATCAAA GGAAACCAAAAGATATGGTGTCATTCAGTGTGACCCTGTTATTCGCAGTGGACTTGATAAAACT GTCAGACATATGGTGATCCCTTATATGCCGATGCTGGTGCCTCCAACCAAGTGGACAGG TTACGACAAAGGGGCATACCTGTTTTTACCATCGTATGTCATGCGCATTCGTGGAGCAAGACAACAGAGAGAAGCTCTTAAAAGGGCCCCCAAGAATCAGCTGGATTTTGTATTTGAG GCCCTTAATACACTTGGAAATACCAAATGGAGGGTGCACAAAACTGTTCTCAATGTTGTTGACAGGATATGGAATAGCGGAGGTCGTCTTGCTGATTTGGTTGATCGTGATGAT CTTCCTTTACCAGAGCAACCTGACACAGAAGACGAAGCAGTTCTTAAGCAATGGAAGTGGAAGATTAAGCGAGTGAACAAGGAAAACCGTGAAAGACATTCACAGAGATGTGATATAGAACTCAAGCTTTCT GTAGCACGCAAGCTAAAGGATGAAGAAGGCTTCTTTTACCCACACAACCTGGACTTTCGAGGTCGTGCATATCCCATACATCCGCACTTAAACCATCTTGGTTCTGATGTTTGTCGGGGTATTTTGGAGTTTGCAGAGGGCCGACCTCTTGGAAAGTCAGGCCTACACTGGCTGAAGATACACTTGGCAAATTTATATGCTGGTGGTGTGGACAAATTATGTCACGATGGTCGAATAGCATTTACTGAAAgtcatattgatgatatttttGATTCTGCTGATAAACCACTAGAAGGAAGGCGATGGTGGTTACAAGCAGAAGATCCATTTCAGTGTTTGGCTGTGTGTATAAATCTTTCTGAAGCTCTGAGAAGCTCATCGCCTGAGACAATGATTTCACATATTCCTGTACACCAG GACGGCTCCTGCAATGGATTACAGCACTATGCGGCCCTTGGAAGAGACAAG CTGGGAGCAGATGCTGTTAATTTGATTGCAGGTGGTGAACCAGCAGATGTTTACTCAGGTATAGCAGCCAG AGTTCTTAAAATAGTACTGGATGATGCGAAGAAAGATCCTGCAATCTTTCCCGAGGCACTGTGTGCAAGAAATCTAGTCAATCAG GTAGACAGGAAGTTGGTGAAACAGACTGTGATGACTTCCGTATATGGTGTTACTTATATTGGTGCTCGAGATCAGATTAAGAAAAGGTTGACAGAACGTGGTTCCATTGCAGATGAGGCAGAGCTCTTTCGTGCGGCTTGCTATGCTGCAAAA GTTACCTTGACTGCTCTGGGTGAGATGTTTGAGGCTGCGCGTGGTATCATGAGCTGGCTAGGAGATTGTGCAAAG ATAATTGCCTCTGAAAATCAACCAGTGCGATGGATAACTCCGCTGGGCCTCCCAGTTGTGCAGCCTTACCGGAAATTTGGAAGACATCAT GTTAAGACCTCGCTTCAGGTTTTGACATTGCAGCGTGAAACGGAAAAG GTCATGGTTAAACGACAAAGAACGGCTTTCCCTCCAAATTTTGTTCACTCCCTCGATGGTTCTCATATGATGATGACAGCTGTGGCATGCAAGAATGCTGGACTTAATTTTGCAG GTGTTCATGATTCATATTGGACACATGCATGTGATGTGGATGAAATGAACAGAATACTAAGAGAGAAGTTCGTCGAACTCTACGAAAGACCAATACTGGAAAAC TTATTGGAGGGCTTTCAGAAGTCTTTCCCTGCATTGTGCTTCCCTCCCCTTCCCCAACGTGGAGACTTTGAACTAAAAGATGTCCTCGAATCTCTCTATTTCTTTAACTAA